The segment TTTGGAAGGACTTGTTTTCCAAGGCTATCCAATAAAAAACTAGAGCGGCGATACAAGGCACCGCCTGACACCGCCTGAACCAAACTTCCCAGTAAGCCAGTTGCCAAGGGCGCCTCAAAAATGACTGGGCACTTACGCGTACTTAATGATCTGGCATGCAAACGAGATAACGCTCGCTGAGCAGCATATTTTCCTATTGCCTGTGGGTCAGCTAACTCCTCAGGAATGCGCGAGCTGGAATACCAATCATCCCGTTGCATGAGTGCTTTTTTGCCACCCTCATTTGCGATAGGAGCGCATGAAATATAGTGACGGGAAAATGGATAGCCACCCATAAAACCATGGCTTGTCCCCATCATGAAATGGGCATGGTGAGCGGATACAGATGCACCATCGCTATTTTGAATTTGCTTACTCACTGCAAAGGCAGCCCCTTCAGCAGACCGAGCGATTTCTATTGCCGTAGCAGAATCTAAATCCCAAGGATGAAACAGATCCAAATCCAGTGGATTTTTTTCTAGTAATTCTTTTTCAGCTGGTCCCGCACAAACATCCTCAGCCGTATGCTGCGCTATGTGATACGCAGCCTCTACTGTTGCTTTAAGAGATTGAGTGGAAAAATCGCTGGTGCTGGCATTGCCACGCCGGTGCCCCAAGAACACCGTGACACCCACTTGCTTATCAAGACTTTGCTCAATAGTTTCCACCTCGCCCTTGCGCACCGTCACTGATAGCCCTTGGCCTTCAGACACTTCCGCAACAGCATCGGAGGCCCCCCTTCTCTTGGCCTCTTTGAGCATGAAATCAATAATTTCTTGAAACTGGTTTGATGAGTATGTAAACATATCCCAATAATAGCTAGAATAGAAACATGAAGCATACCGAAGCCTGGGCACGTTCTGCCCCCAATGAAATCAAAATTGGCCTCATCTCCATCTCTGATAGAGCCAGCCAAGGCGTTTATGCCGACCAAGGGATACCCGCCCTGCAAACATGGCTTATAACCGCCCTCAGTACCCCCCATGTTTTTCATGAGCGCTTAATTGCAGATGAACGTGAAGTCATCACCGAGACCATTGTGGAGTTATGCGATGAATTGGGATGCGATTTAATCCTCACTACAGGCGGTACAGGGCCCGCCCGCAGAGATGTGACCCCTGAGGCCACCATCAATGCTGGAACCCGTGAAATGCCCGGATTTGGCGAGCAAATGCGTCAAATTAGCTTACGTTTTGTCCCCACCGCCATACTTTCTCGGCAGACAGCCGTTTTACGAGAAATCGAGGGGCATACGGCTCTGGTGATTAACTTGCCAGGGCAGCCTAAATCCATCAAGGAAACCCTTGAGGGCCTAAAAGACGCAGAGGGAAATTCGATAGTGCCCGGTATTTTTGCCGCCGTGCCCTATTGCATCGAATTGTTTGGCGGCCCTATTGTTCAAACCCACGAATCGGTTATTAAAGTCTTTAGACCTAAAAGTGCGGTCAAAACCTAAGAAATCTCAATATCGCCCAAATATCCTTGCGATCAAGAAAAAGGCCCAGTGAGGGCCTTTTGATTTTTAAGCGGGTTGCGGCAACGGAATAATAAATTTTTCTCGGTAATACTTGAGCTCCTCAATGGACTCTTCAATATCCGCCAAAGCAGTATGGGCCTGCTTTTTGGTAAACCCCTTGACTAATTCAGGATGCCAACGCCTGCATAACTCTTTCAGGGTCGAGACATCAATATTGCGATAGTGAAAATACGCCTCCAGCTTAGGCATGTATTTGGCCATAAAGCGCCTATCTTGACCAATCGTATTGCCACACATG is part of the Polynucleobacter sp. es-EL-1 genome and harbors:
- the pmbA gene encoding metalloprotease PmbA; this translates as MLKEAKRRGASDAVAEVSEGQGLSVTVRKGEVETIEQSLDKQVGVTVFLGHRRGNASTSDFSTQSLKATVEAAYHIAQHTAEDVCAGPAEKELLEKNPLDLDLFHPWDLDSATAIEIARSAEGAAFAVSKQIQNSDGASVSAHHAHFMMGTSHGFMGGYPFSRHYISCAPIANEGGKKALMQRDDWYSSSRIPEELADPQAIGKYAAQRALSRLHARSLSTRKCPVIFEAPLATGLLGSLVQAVSGGALYRRSSFLLDSLGKQVLPKHVSLFENPHLLSLTGSAPFDEEGVKTSARTVVDKGILQGYFLSTYSARKLGMKTTGNAGGSHHLTLQSKKTPKGGLSALLKVMGSGLLVTELMGQGVNYVTGDYSRGAFGYWVENGEIQYPVEGITIAGNLRDMLLDIQMIGSDSLIRGTKETGSILIGSMTVGGK
- the mog gene encoding molybdopterin adenylyltransferase; its protein translation is MKHTEAWARSAPNEIKIGLISISDRASQGVYADQGIPALQTWLITALSTPHVFHERLIADEREVITETIVELCDELGCDLILTTGGTGPARRDVTPEATINAGTREMPGFGEQMRQISLRFVPTAILSRQTAVLREIEGHTALVINLPGQPKSIKETLEGLKDAEGNSIVPGIFAAVPYCIELFGGPIVQTHESVIKVFRPKSAVKT